A genomic window from Anaerosporomusa subterranea includes:
- a CDS encoding excisionase family DNA-binding protein — protein sequence MGDLSIDQVAQLLGVSKDTIRRRIKSGEYQAEKVVGAYGEEWRLPEFQFNKAIEIKEAVPMAGEVIVPMARQVTVAELEQAMQRLMQNAANKAMSRALQEQTTKIKEELQETKAELKEELREAKETIDILTERIDTQGLALNNHFQLVDERLRAIAEKNKKKSLWARIFS from the coding sequence TTGGGTGATTTAAGCATAGATCAAGTAGCTCAATTACTAGGTGTTTCTAAAGATACTATACGCAGGAGAATAAAATCTGGAGAATACCAAGCGGAAAAGGTAGTAGGAGCTTACGGCGAAGAGTGGCGGCTACCAGAATTTCAGTTTAATAAAGCAATAGAGATAAAAGAAGCTGTGCCTATGGCTGGGGAAGTTATTGTGCCTATGGCTAGGCAAGTTACTGTTGCAGAGCTTGAACAGGCGATGCAAAGGCTTATGCAAAATGCTGCAAACAAAGCGATGAGCCGAGCTTTGCAAGAACAGACGACAAAGATTAAAGAAGAGTTGCAAGAAACAAAAGCAGAACTTAAAGAAGAGTTGCGAGAGGCTAAAGAAACTATAGATATTCTTACAGAACGAATAGATACTCAAGGCCTAGCTTTAAATAATCACTTTCAATTAGTGGACGAGCGTTTAAGGGCAATAGCAGAAAAAAACAAAAAGAAATCACTTTGGGCGAGAATCTTTAGCTAA
- a CDS encoding integrase core domain-containing protein, whose protein sequence is MSRRGNCLDNACMENFCGMLKTEWIQRRKFTTIDEAREAIEQYIHYYDYERCHLKTKLTPHEKRCQCA, encoded by the coding sequence ATGTCAAGACGAGGCAATTGCTTAGATAACGCCTGTATGGAGAACTTCTGCGGCATGCTGAAGACTGAATGGATACAGCGACGTAAGTTCACTACCATCGACGAAGCCCGAGAAGCGATTGAACAGTATATTCATTACTACGACTACGAGCGTTGCCATCTAAAAACAAAACTGACACCGCATGAGAAACGGTGCCAGTGTGCGTAG
- a CDS encoding anaerobic C4-dicarboxylate transporter: MLILLGFIVLMGCLVVGVRKGGLGLAAVSGIGLIIFIFGMGLKPGNPPVDVMLTIMAVVTCSGFLQASKGLDVMLKYAEMFLRSNPKYITILAPITTWFLTVLCGTGHVVYAMFPVIYDIAIKQNIRPERPMASASVASQMGVCASPASVAVVSAVAILAATSHPFGVMQILSISIPASLCGAFAAGLWSLNRGKDLEKDPEFLAMIADPEKKAFVYGEIEGQNLANKTLPASAYRAAGIFLLGIVAIAIFGSFPQLLPHFPNAKGVLKPLSMTPTIQLLMLAIATLIMLFCNVKASDVASGSVFKSGMVAIVSVYGVAWMADTYFSAYLPIMKKTLSEVVLAYPWMYAVVLFLVSKLINSQAAAVTVIVPMALSVGVDPLLIVGFMPACYGYFVLPTYPSDLACIGFDRSGTTRIGKYIINHSFIMPGLIGVATGCFVGYILVHLIY; encoded by the coding sequence ATGTTAATTTTGTTAGGTTTTATCGTTTTAATGGGATGTCTTGTAGTCGGTGTCCGGAAGGGCGGTTTGGGATTAGCCGCAGTGTCTGGCATTGGATTAATTATTTTTATTTTTGGAATGGGCTTGAAACCAGGGAACCCACCGGTTGATGTTATGCTAACCATTATGGCAGTTGTTACCTGTTCAGGTTTTTTACAGGCGTCTAAAGGCTTGGATGTTATGCTTAAATATGCTGAAATGTTTTTGCGCAGTAATCCAAAGTATATTACAATTTTGGCGCCTATTACCACATGGTTCTTAACTGTATTGTGCGGTACCGGTCATGTAGTGTACGCAATGTTCCCAGTTATTTATGATATTGCTATTAAGCAAAATATTCGTCCGGAGCGCCCGATGGCCTCAGCTTCTGTTGCATCGCAGATGGGGGTTTGTGCCTCCCCAGCTTCAGTAGCAGTTGTTTCTGCAGTGGCTATACTTGCTGCCACGTCACATCCTTTTGGCGTAATGCAAATTCTTTCTATTTCTATTCCCGCCTCATTGTGCGGTGCTTTTGCCGCTGGATTGTGGAGTTTGAATCGGGGCAAGGATTTAGAGAAGGATCCAGAATTTCTTGCTATGATTGCTGACCCTGAGAAAAAAGCATTTGTGTATGGCGAAATAGAGGGACAAAATCTGGCAAACAAAACTTTGCCTGCAAGCGCCTACAGAGCGGCTGGTATTTTTCTGCTTGGAATCGTAGCAATCGCGATCTTTGGCAGTTTCCCGCAACTTTTACCTCATTTCCCTAATGCTAAAGGAGTCTTGAAACCGCTCTCTATGACACCGACAATTCAACTATTGATGCTTGCGATTGCGACGCTAATTATGCTTTTCTGCAATGTAAAAGCATCTGATGTTGCTTCTGGTTCCGTATTTAAGTCAGGAATGGTTGCCATTGTCTCGGTATATGGTGTTGCCTGGATGGCAGATACCTATTTTAGCGCTTACCTTCCAATTATGAAAAAGACTCTTAGCGAAGTAGTCTTGGCATATCCTTGGATGTATGCGGTTGTGTTATTTTTGGTTTCCAAGCTTATTAATTCCCAGGCAGCTGCAGTTACAGTAATTGTGCCTATGGCGCTTAGTGTGGGGGTAGATCCATTGCTTATTGTGGGCTTTATGCCTGCCTGCTATGGCTACTTTGTTTTACCGACATATCCCTCAGATCTTGCCTGCATCGGATTTGACCGTTCTGGCACTACCAGAATCGGTAAATATATTATAAACCACAGCTTTATAATGCCTGGGCTAATAGGTGTCGCAACAGGGTGTTTTGTAGGGTATATACTAGTGCATTTAATTTATTGA
- the dapB gene encoding 4-hydroxy-tetrahydrodipicolinate reductase, producing the protein MKVALIGLGTTGKIVSEYLFNKNVLSMVLCRENSHNAGMDLGEVLHRPYMGITIETTANLEEKLNIYKPDILIDFSSPKFLRDHLSTLAKCKVNVVTAVSDYSQMDIKRIKVLARKGEIGVAIAPNITLGVNVLLKMAQIAAGLLSDYDFQVIDENHKNKKDSPSGTAEKIASAIKKVFEKSGEHNDLVPIHSIRAGDITGRHKVLVCGKYDQIEITHTAFSRTAYAEGAYRAACFIYGRKGVYEMKDVYGLMGNSYTGEQIPLSSNKKGTASVYA; encoded by the coding sequence ATGAAAGTTGCATTGATTGGGTTAGGCACGACTGGGAAAATTGTGTCTGAATATCTTTTTAATAAAAATGTGCTCTCAATGGTTTTATGCCGGGAAAATAGTCATAATGCCGGCATGGATTTAGGTGAGGTTTTACATAGGCCGTATATGGGTATTACGATTGAGACTACAGCAAATCTTGAAGAGAAATTAAATATCTATAAACCAGATATACTAATCGACTTTTCTTCACCTAAATTTCTTAGGGATCATTTGTCCACTCTGGCAAAGTGTAAGGTAAATGTGGTAACCGCTGTTAGTGATTATAGCCAGATGGATATAAAGCGGATAAAGGTTTTAGCTCGAAAAGGGGAAATTGGGGTGGCAATTGCTCCGAACATCACTTTGGGAGTCAATGTCTTGCTTAAAATGGCTCAAATTGCAGCGGGACTACTTTCTGATTATGACTTCCAGGTCATTGATGAAAATCATAAGAATAAAAAAGATAGTCCGTCAGGCACAGCGGAAAAGATAGCTTCGGCCATTAAAAAGGTATTTGAGAAGTCGGGCGAACATAATGATTTAGTCCCGATTCATTCCATCCGGGCAGGCGATATTACGGGACGTCATAAAGTATTAGTTTGTGGGAAGTATGATCAAATCGAAATTACTCATACTGCGTTTTCGCGTACCGCATACGCAGAGGGCGCATATAGAGCTGCTTGCTTCATTTACGGGCGAAAAGGCGTGTATGAGATGAAAGATGTCTATGGTTTGATGGGTAATAGTTATACTGGCGAGCAAATACCACTCAGCTCGAATAAAAAGGGCACTGCTAGTGTCTATGCCTAA
- a CDS encoding YecA family protein, which yields MGILKSDGLNESERLLNVLCHKSFLSLWTYSNLFRDQGKKNNSSDGKEVCDAIAVFGEHIIIFSDKSCAFPNTGSLEVDWGRWYRSAIKKSVDQLLGAKRWIKQYPSRLFIDRSCSEPFPIQLPPSDRMKFHLIAVARGAGVRCRQHYGGSGSLMLVSSWMEQLMLDKGENLSPFSVGALAHFGEYVHVLDDVTTEIVLNTLDTAPDLIRYLTEKERFVTSRRFQSAAGEEELLAFYMQSWNEQGDFTFVIPSYQPPQAEPGLVLAEGLWVELTSSPDWYAMQEWRRPSCSWDKLIDTFAFHTLDGSLYEVEDSSPKYQETLLRFLSAEHRNRRQTLSLALLGQLVRAPKDENVYCSARVVVSRTPAEPSYVFLVVGLEEGETPLDYRKRRRSMLSKYCVVTKHLYPNSEHIIGIGIEPKDIEQRSEDMIYLDATEWTSEMASHAAELHMIGILKKLQQNSQDPMQYIHARLQPDILEKIAMENPGRNDPCPCGSGVKFKKCHGAMM from the coding sequence ATGGGAATACTCAAGTCAGACGGATTAAATGAAAGCGAGCGACTGCTGAATGTCTTATGCCATAAATCATTTCTTTCATTGTGGACATACTCTAATTTATTTCGTGACCAGGGAAAGAAAAATAATAGTTCTGATGGTAAGGAAGTATGCGATGCAATTGCTGTTTTTGGTGAGCATATAATTATATTCTCAGATAAATCGTGTGCCTTTCCTAATACGGGTTCTTTGGAGGTCGATTGGGGTCGATGGTATAGGAGTGCTATCAAGAAATCGGTAGATCAACTGCTAGGGGCTAAGAGATGGATCAAACAGTATCCGAGCCGTTTGTTCATCGACCGAAGTTGCTCGGAGCCGTTCCCAATCCAATTGCCGCCCTCTGATCGCATGAAATTTCATTTAATTGCAGTCGCTAGGGGGGCTGGTGTACGTTGCCGACAGCATTATGGCGGTAGTGGAAGCTTGATGTTAGTTTCCTCATGGATGGAGCAGTTAATGCTGGACAAAGGTGAGAATCTTTCGCCATTTTCCGTTGGAGCGCTCGCACATTTTGGTGAATATGTACATGTACTTGATGACGTTACTACTGAAATAGTGCTTAATACTCTGGACACGGCTCCAGATCTAATACGGTATTTAACAGAAAAAGAACGGTTCGTTACTTCGCGTCGCTTTCAAAGCGCAGCCGGAGAAGAGGAGTTGCTAGCCTTCTATATGCAGTCATGGAATGAACAGGGTGACTTTACGTTCGTTATTCCATCATACCAACCTCCGCAAGCGGAACCAGGATTAGTGCTTGCGGAGGGGTTGTGGGTTGAACTTACTTCTAGCCCTGATTGGTATGCGATGCAAGAATGGCGAAGGCCAAGTTGCTCTTGGGATAAGTTAATAGATACATTTGCATTCCATACATTAGATGGCTCCCTGTACGAAGTGGAGGACTCAAGCCCTAAGTACCAAGAGACGTTACTAAGATTTCTTTCAGCGGAACATCGGAATCGGAGGCAAACTTTGTCTCTTGCTTTGTTAGGTCAGTTAGTACGAGCACCAAAAGATGAAAACGTATATTGTAGCGCTCGCGTCGTTGTGTCAAGGACGCCGGCCGAACCAAGCTATGTATTCCTTGTTGTTGGGTTAGAGGAGGGAGAAACCCCGCTAGACTATAGAAAACGCAGACGGTCGATGCTTTCTAAGTATTGCGTGGTTACGAAACACCTCTATCCCAATAGTGAACACATAATTGGTATAGGAATAGAACCTAAAGATATCGAGCAACGGTCTGAAGATATGATTTATCTTGACGCCACAGAATGGACATCTGAAATGGCATCTCATGCCGCCGAGCTTCACATGATAGGAATTCTAAAAAAATTACAACAGAACTCTCAAGATCCAATGCAATACATTCATGCTAGATTACAGCCAGATATTTTGGAGAAGATTGCTATGGAAAATCCTGGGCGTAATGATCCTTGTCCATGTGGCAGCGGAGTAAAGTTTAAAAAGTGTCACGGCGCTATGATGTAG